GCCACTGCAAACTCCCGAACTGTCCTCCCCCTGGAGATTCTGGCAAAGTAAATGCCGGTTGGCAATAGCAGCGTCAGATACCACGCCCAATAAAAAATAGTCCATTTCTGAGGGAATCCCGATTCCGCATGAGGGTCCAGATAGAAGGTCATTCTAAAAAAGTTTTGCAGCAGATTGCCAACAGACTCAGTAAAGGTTGCCATAATAAACCTTGTTGGGCCAAATACTAATACCAGCAGGATAACGGCGATGGATAAGCAGACCCTAAAATTACTTAACAGCCGAATGCCTTTATTAAGACCGGAATATACGATAATTGCTATAAAAACAGTCCAGGTAATCAGAATGAAAGCATCCAGGGTTAAAGTCCGTTCAATTCCAAAAGTCTTGGCAAAGAGCTCTGATACTACGGGAGTATTAGCGCCCATCGCAGTTGCAGTCCCTCCAATGAGTCCGAAAAAGTAGCACATATCGACGACCTTTCCCAACCAGCCATTTACCAAACGATGCCCCAGTAAAGCCTCACATGCCGTACTGGGTCTGACCACAGTTTTCTTTTTCACAAAAAACAGGTAGCCAAATGCCAAGCCAAAGACGGTGTACATCGCCCAGGCCAAGGGACCCCAATGAAACAACTGGTATGAAAGAGCCCAGGTGGCTGCTTCATGTGTAAATGGCTTTACTCCGAAGGGCGGAGACTGGAAATTCCAAAACCCTTCCATGGTAGCCCAGAACAGAACACCGGCGCCGCAATTTGTGGTAAACATCATCCCCCACCAGGTTAGGGTATTGAATTCGGGTTTACCTGAGCCGAGCTTGCGATGAGCATAAGGGCCAAATACAAAGTAAAGGAAAAGCCCGAATAGAATTACTGTATACCACAGGAATGCCCATCCAAAGGTATTAGTGACAAAATCAAAAGCGCTTTCCAGTAAAAATGAGGCCCTCTGAGAATCCCAAACAACATATAAGCAAAAAGCGGAAATTAAAATAATTGGCGGAATAAAAACCATCGGGTCTGTCTTAAGCCTATTCCTCTGGGGCCTATTCATAAAGTTCCTCACTTTCTACAATATTGAGTTTGCCAATTTCTATAACTTGTTTTATCCATTTACTTATTTAGCAAATATCGTGCCAAAATTAGGTAGTGTTATAAAATTAACCATTGGAATACCATAAGCCCTTATATATCAAGGATGAAGAAGCAAATAAATTTTTCTCTTAAGCGCCATATGGTTATAACTGCGCATATTAACCCGAGGGAATTTAAGTCAATCGAGACTTACCTCAGTCATTTGTGACTTATTTGCATTTTCAATAATATAAAAACGGTACAACTCCCTTTCCGGGAGATGTACCGTTTTTTGTTGCCGTCAGTTGCGCGGCTTCAAGGGATGATCTTCTCTCAGCCATTTAAATAAAGAAAAGATAAAAATAAACAGAATGAAGATGATGGGAACAGCTGTAATTACGGAAGATAGCTGGACAACTCTCAGTCCGCCCACAACCAGCAAACCCAGCGCCATGGTCCCCAGCACCAGCGCCCAGAATAACCTGTGCCACGGCGCCGGTTCATCAAAGTGGTCCGACTGCCTGGTACAGATAGCTGCCAGGGTATATGCCGCGGCATCCAAACCGGTAGCCTGTGAAATTATACATATAAGGACAAACAGCGGCAGAATTAACCCTGCAGCGGGCAGTGAGCTTAGAATCGCCGCGATAACTTCTGCTGCCCCCTGCTGCTCCAGTATTTTAGTGAGGGAAAGCGCCCCCTGGCCTTCCAGGTAAACAGCGTAACCTCCGAAAACCGCGAAATAAGCAAAACAACCCAGGCTGCCACATACCAACTCGGCACAAATCAGTTCTCTGATAGTTCTGCCTTTGGAAATGCGGGCCACAAAAAGTCCCATATACACAGCCCAGGTAATCCACCAGGCCCAGTAAAAAACCGTCCAGTTCTGCGGAAACCCTGATTTCAGGATAGGATCGGTATAAAAACTCATCCGGGGAAAGTTGTTCAATAACAGGCCCATACTATTGGTGAAATTTGAAAGAATAAAAAGAGTTGGCCCTGCCAATAAAACAAAAAATAATAGCGCTATTGAAGTTATGGCATTAAAGTCACTCAGCTTCTTTATGCCGCGTCTTAGCCCCAAATAGGCGCTGGTTCCAAACAAAGCAGTCCAGATTACCAGGATGATTATCTGCATCTGGAGTGAATCAGGTCTGTCCAGCATTTTGCCAACCAGTGTGGATACCATCGGAACATTCACACCCAGGGCTGTTCCGATCCCGCCAACCAGGCCAATAACAATCGTTAAATCAATGATTTTACCGACCCAGCCTCCTGCCCTTTGCCCAATATGACCACAAGCGGAACTTGGCCTTAACAGGGCGCTCTTACGCACATGAAATGAGTAAGCAATGGCCAGAGCCGGGATGGCATATGTACCCCAGGCGCTGAAACCCCAGTGAAACATTCCATATACAACTGCCCATTCCAAAGATTCACCGGAGTTTGGCGCAATTCCAAACGGTGGGCCGCTGATGTAATAAACCGGTTCTGCCATTGCCCAGTAAAAAAGGGAGGACCCAATTCCGGCATTAAATAACATCGCTATCCAACTGAAAGTAGAGAAATCAGGAGCGTCATCAGGAGCGCCGAACTTCACTTTTCCATACCGGCTGAATGCCAGCCACAACAGGAGGATAAACATTGCAAAAACTGAGCCGAGAAACAACCAGTCAAATGAATGTGTTATGGCCGCCAACAGTGAGGCTGCCTTATTTTCAGCATTTGGGAGTGTTATTAATATTGCTGTCACCGTAATCACGCTAACCAACCCGGGCCAAAAGATACCCGGCTCAATCCGAGCTTTCCTCACCTGAATTCCTCCATTAATTAACCCTGTTCAAGACCGTATTTCCGAATTAGCCGGGATGCTTTGCTTTGACTTATATTTAAAGCCTTGGCCACCTTATATGAACTCTTTAACATTTCATAAGCCCTGGTTATCAATTTTTTTTCAACCATTTCCAATGCCAAATCAAGTGAGGTAAAATCCGTGCCTGAAATCTCCTGGGATTCAAAATTATCCCGGAGCTGCCTGGGCAGGTGTTTTGGTTCAATTACCGACTCCGTAACAGTTATTATCAACCTTTCGACCATGTTCTCAAGCTCACGTATATTACCCGGCCAAGGGTAGTGAACAAGTATTTCAAGGGCTTCATGAGAAAGTTGGTGGGTTGTGTGGCATTCCTTATCAAATTTATTAATAAAGAAGTAAATGAGGTGTGGGATGTCTTCGGTTCTTGCCCTGAGAGGCGGCATCTCTATCTCAATAACATTGAGACGATAATACAGGTCTTCCCTGAACCCTCCTTCGTGAACCATCTTATTCAGGTCGCGGTTTGTAGCAGCTAATATCCGGCAGTCTAATTTGATGGGTTCAGTACTCCCGACACGACAGAAGCTGCGTTCCTGGATAACGTGTAAGAGTTTGGCCTGGAGTCTCAAAGGTATTTCCCCGATTTCGTCAAGGAACAGGGTGCCGCCATCAGCTAATTCAAAAAGCCCGGTTTTACCTTTCTTTTCAGCTCCGGTGAACGCGCCGGGGACATACCCAAATAGTTCTGATTCCAGCAGCTGGTCAGGGATGGCAGCACAGTTTATGGTCATAAAGGGCCCCTCTCTGCGACTGCTCAGATTATGGATATATTTTGCCAGAACGCCTTTCCCGGTTCCTGATTCGCCTAGTATCAATATGTTTGCATCCACCCTGGCAACCTTATGAACTAATTCCAGGAGTTCTTCCATTTGCTTGCTCCGGACAACCAGATTACTGATTTGAAATTCTTTTTTTCTTAACTCCTGAACCTCGTGTTTATATCTTTCTACCAGCTTTAAAGTATCCTGCAGGTCGTGTTTGATTTCACCTATTTGGGAAATATCACGCACATTCTGAACTATAAGCTCCAATTCGCCGTTTTGGTCAAAGACGGGTGTCGCTGTAGTGACAATCCTCTTTCCGGTGATGGTCTTCTGCTCAAGGGTGATAATCTTCTTTTCACTGAGAATCAGAGGAGTTATCGGGGGAAAACAGTAGCCCTCTGCCGCCATCTGACCTGGCTGTTGGCCCAGCAGTTGGGAAGCAGTAACTCCGTAGTTTCTCTCACAGGCATTGTTAACATAGATGGTAATTCCATTTTTATCAGTGACAAATATTTCATCATAGGAATTATCCAATATTTTTTGAAAGGTTTCCTGATCAAGCTCGTTTTGTATCTCAGGCACAGACTTTTGGGGAGACTTTTTTCCTGTCATGACACTGCCTCCATAGACCCTAATTCTGAACTATTGTATTTACTAACAAAGTAAAAAAATGGTGCAGATTTTATCATTCGACATTTTCCCCAAGAACCCTTCTTAAAAAGATACTCAAAATATTAAGTGTGCAGGTGAAGCGGTGCGCCGTTTTATTTGATTATCCGTTGCACTCTTCCCACCTGCCCTGAAGTTAGTCTGACTTTGATCCCCCTGGGATGAATTTGACCAGGTGTTAAGATAGTTTGCACTTCACCGGCGGTTAATTTGCCGGACCGTTGGTTTTGTTTTTCAACTATTTCAACCTGCATTCCCGGTTTGATATTTTTTCTGACTGTGTGTTCTGACAAATATATTACCACCTTATAAAAGTATTTGGTTTCACTTTAGAATTTGGAGAAGTTTATCACGCAGCCGCATTTCTTCTCCGCTTTCATTGGTCTTAATTCTCAAAATCGGGATTTCATACTTCTGCAAAATAGTATCTTTAATCTTATCCTTTTCAAGCTGCTTTGGATTGTTAGCATGGAAGGCATATCCATCTACCTCCACCACCAGCACAGGCATTTTATCAAGCTTGTTAAAGATAACGAAATCAGTATGTGTTGAAATATTCATGGCATATTGGCATTCGGCATCATCCAAATTTTCCGGATTACGAATCAGCATTTTAAGAGGTTGATGCATTACCCGGTCTAGATTTTGGAACTCCGGCTGCTTCAGAACATCTTCAATCACAACATTCATCAGGTTTTCCGATTCGTATTCCGATACATGCTTCTTTTTCTTCATAATTGAAAATAACCGTTCAGAGTAGCTGTGATATAACAAATCAAACACCGAGTAAATGCTGCTGTTAATGAATTCGTAATTATTGTACTCAATATATCTTATCAAATCGCCAATATTGGAATTGTGTTTATTTTCTTCATCTGACACAACAATAATCAGCTTGTCGATGGCGCGGGATATGGCCACATTAATCAGGTTTGGGTTATCAACAAATTCGTTCACTTTGTTCGAAACTGTGGTTAAAATTATAACATGTTTCTGACGGCCTTGGAACTTATGAACTGTATCCACCTCAATGTTTCCATCTCTGACGGTCTCTTTTAGTTTTTTCGTCTGCAGCCGATAAGGCGCAATAGTACCGATAGACTGCTCACCGGAACTGCTGATTTGTTGTGGCAGTACTTCTTGCAAGATAACGTCAATCTGCCTCTGGTTGTAATTGCCCCGCGCATGATTTCCCTTGGCAGTCTTATATACTGCTAAGGGTTTTTCACGCCCTTTCTCCTCAGTCATTACAATAAGGTCATTATTATAGAATTTTTGGTTACAGAAGCCGATAATTTTCGGATGACAGCGGTAATGCTCTTTTAATAATGTTCGGGGAACATCTTCATATAGTTTTACGATTGAAGAAAGAATGCTGTGTTCCGCATACCGGTAGGCGCTATGCAAGGTAAATTTATGGTAAATTTGATTGGTTTCTTCTGCTATATTCTCCGGAACAACATTGGGTAGCTGCATTAAATCTCCGACGATAAGGGCCTGCTTTGCACAAGAGAGCGCCAGCGCCCCGGTAACAATATCAACCCTGTGAGGCCTCATCCATAATCACATAGTCAAATAAATAGTTGTCCCCAGCACACGTGCGCAAAGAATGAGTCGTGCTCAGTACAACCGGATATTCTCCAATAAAAGAGGCAAAATCTCTCCATAACGATTTCTTTGTAAATACCTTGCGGCTTTTTTGTTGAGAATATCTGGCAGCCAGTTTGGCCTTGAACAGCTTCAGCGAGTTTTGGGTGTATTCTTCTATTGACCTTTCAAACTGGTAGCTTTCAAGCCGCGTCTCCAGGGCAGCAATTTGCTTTGTTAATTCGTTTACCCTGCTCTCGTAATAAAACTTTTGAAAACAAGCTATAATCTTTTCGTTGGAGTTTTGATAAAACGAAAAGCTAAAAATGCCATAGCGCAGCAGATTTAATAGCTTATGTTTTAGCGTGATAACTTTATCCTCATTAGCTATGCGCTGGTAATTCAACCATAATTCCATAACGGCGCCTGAATTAAGCCGATATAAAGAGCGATATGGCGCTATTTCTTCATTGGTTTCATTATAATAGGTGTAAAAATACTCTCTTTCGGTTAACAACGACGATAGCTCTTGCTTTAATACAGCAGCCTCGTTCTTCGCTTCAAGCATTTCTTCTAATTCTTTGCCACTTGATTTAAGTGTGTCATTTACAGCATTAAAGCTGTCGCTATCCATTACCCAATCGGCCATATCAGGATAATCCTGCATTTGCCCGGCAAAGAATTTTTCTTTGTTTTCGGTGTTTCCTAAGTAGGCTGCAATAAAATCTGCGCCATATGTCTGAAGTTTCTCCAAAACATTAGCCGTTGCCGCGTTGTTATTGGACACAACGGCAATGGTTTTTTCATTTATGATGGCATTGGCAATAATGTTCAGAATGGTTTGGGTTTTACCCGTTCCCGGAGGCCCTTCAATGACACTGATTTGTTCGGTCAAGGCTTTTTCAGCAGCAGATTTTTGGCTTAAATTAAACCCGAAAGGGAAAACCGGCATTTGCCCTGCTTGTGGTTTATTCATTTCAGTTTTTTCACCGTTTCTCCCCGTTTCCTTTGGGAGTGCCACAATATTTGCTCCGTGGCTAAATTGAGCGCACAACCCTCATAGATCCGTACGTGCCCAATTCGGGCATACGGCTCCTCGAAGTACTTATCCCATCATATCTCATAAATATTAACGTAAATTTTGGGGCGAACTATTGGATAGTGCTTTAACATGTCATAAAATCTG
This DNA window, taken from Phosphitispora fastidiosa, encodes the following:
- the caiT gene encoding L-carnitine/gamma-butyrobetaine antiporter, which gives rise to MNRPQRNRLKTDPMVFIPPIILISAFCLYVVWDSQRASFLLESAFDFVTNTFGWAFLWYTVILFGLFLYFVFGPYAHRKLGSGKPEFNTLTWWGMMFTTNCGAGVLFWATMEGFWNFQSPPFGVKPFTHEAATWALSYQLFHWGPLAWAMYTVFGLAFGYLFFVKKKTVVRPSTACEALLGHRLVNGWLGKVVDMCYFFGLIGGTATAMGANTPVVSELFAKTFGIERTLTLDAFILITWTVFIAIIVYSGLNKGIRLLSNFRVCLSIAVILLVLVFGPTRFIMATFTESVGNLLQNFFRMTFYLDPHAESGFPQKWTIFYWAWYLTLLLPTGIYFARISRGRTVREFAVATVASSTLGAWLFFGIFSSHMLDVYYNNLVPIAEILDKSGPAAASVAIWGTLPFGRVMLFVLTVLAYISMATVVNASVYSMAMVSTKELSGYEEPAGWNRVFWSIAMGGLTLALVSLDQFKPVQTVTVITAVPMIVITLMVLVSFMKNIKKEWSTDNGLKRQNV
- a CDS encoding AAA domain-containing protein, whose protein sequence is MALPKETGRNGEKTEMNKPQAGQMPVFPFGFNLSQKSAAEKALTEQISVIEGPPGTGKTQTILNIIANAIINEKTIAVVSNNNAATANVLEKLQTYGADFIAAYLGNTENKEKFFAGQMQDYPDMADWVMDSDSFNAVNDTLKSSGKELEEMLEAKNEAAVLKQELSSLLTEREYFYTYYNETNEEIAPYRSLYRLNSGAVMELWLNYQRIANEDKVITLKHKLLNLLRYGIFSFSFYQNSNEKIIACFQKFYYESRVNELTKQIAALETRLESYQFERSIEEYTQNSLKLFKAKLAARYSQQKSRKVFTKKSLWRDFASFIGEYPVVLSTTHSLRTCAGDNYLFDYVIMDEASQG
- a CDS encoding AAA domain-containing protein, which translates into the protein MRPHRVDIVTGALALSCAKQALIVGDLMQLPNVVPENIAEETNQIYHKFTLHSAYRYAEHSILSSIVKLYEDVPRTLLKEHYRCHPKIIGFCNQKFYNNDLIVMTEEKGREKPLAVYKTAKGNHARGNYNQRQIDVILQEVLPQQISSSGEQSIGTIAPYRLQTKKLKETVRDGNIEVDTVHKFQGRQKHVIILTTVSNKVNEFVDNPNLINVAISRAIDKLIIVVSDEENKHNSNIGDLIRYIEYNNYEFINSSIYSVFDLLYHSYSERLFSIMKKKKHVSEYESENLMNVVIEDVLKQPEFQNLDRVMHQPLKMLIRNPENLDDAECQYAMNISTHTDFVIFNKLDKMPVLVVEVDGYAFHANNPKQLEKDKIKDTILQKYEIPILRIKTNESGEEMRLRDKLLQILK
- a CDS encoding BCCT family transporter; the encoded protein is MRKARIEPGIFWPGLVSVITVTAILITLPNAENKAASLLAAITHSFDWLFLGSVFAMFILLLWLAFSRYGKVKFGAPDDAPDFSTFSWIAMLFNAGIGSSLFYWAMAEPVYYISGPPFGIAPNSGESLEWAVVYGMFHWGFSAWGTYAIPALAIAYSFHVRKSALLRPSSACGHIGQRAGGWVGKIIDLTIVIGLVGGIGTALGVNVPMVSTLVGKMLDRPDSLQMQIIILVIWTALFGTSAYLGLRRGIKKLSDFNAITSIALLFFVLLAGPTLFILSNFTNSMGLLLNNFPRMSFYTDPILKSGFPQNWTVFYWAWWITWAVYMGLFVARISKGRTIRELICAELVCGSLGCFAYFAVFGGYAVYLEGQGALSLTKILEQQGAAEVIAAILSSLPAAGLILPLFVLICIISQATGLDAAAYTLAAICTRQSDHFDEPAPWHRLFWALVLGTMALGLLVVGGLRVVQLSSVITAVPIIFILFIFIFSLFKWLREDHPLKPRN
- a CDS encoding YwbE family protein: MSEHTVRKNIKPGMQVEIVEKQNQRSGKLTAGEVQTILTPGQIHPRGIKVRLTSGQVGRVQRIIK
- a CDS encoding sigma-54 interaction domain-containing protein, encoding MTGKKSPQKSVPEIQNELDQETFQKILDNSYDEIFVTDKNGITIYVNNACERNYGVTASQLLGQQPGQMAAEGYCFPPITPLILSEKKIITLEQKTITGKRIVTTATPVFDQNGELELIVQNVRDISQIGEIKHDLQDTLKLVERYKHEVQELRKKEFQISNLVVRSKQMEELLELVHKVARVDANILILGESGTGKGVLAKYIHNLSSRREGPFMTINCAAIPDQLLESELFGYVPGAFTGAEKKGKTGLFELADGGTLFLDEIGEIPLRLQAKLLHVIQERSFCRVGSTEPIKLDCRILAATNRDLNKMVHEGGFREDLYYRLNVIEIEMPPLRARTEDIPHLIYFFINKFDKECHTTHQLSHEALEILVHYPWPGNIRELENMVERLIITVTESVIEPKHLPRQLRDNFESQEISGTDFTSLDLALEMVEKKLITRAYEMLKSSYKVAKALNISQSKASRLIRKYGLEQG